One segment of Myxococcales bacterium DNA contains the following:
- a CDS encoding deiodinase — MYREFSNQVEFFVVYIKEIHPTDGWQVKENEQDAILFRTHESLAERVAVGRSCMIKLALEMPALVDEMDDAVATIYGAMPERLYLISRDGNVAYKSGMGPMFFKPREWQEAIRSYLAEER; from the coding sequence ATCTACCGCGAGTTCTCGAATCAGGTCGAGTTCTTTGTCGTCTACATCAAAGAGATTCACCCAACGGACGGTTGGCAAGTCAAAGAAAACGAGCAGGACGCAATACTCTTTCGCACCCATGAATCGCTGGCAGAGCGCGTGGCAGTGGGCCGGTCGTGCATGATCAAGTTGGCCCTCGAAATGCCCGCACTGGTCGACGAAATGGACGATGCGGTCGCCACGATCTACGGCGCCATGCCCGAACGCCTCTACCTGATCAGTCGAGACGGCAACGTCGCGTACAAGAGCGGTATGGGCCCCATGTTCTTCAAGCCCCGGGAATGGCAGGAAGCGATTCGGTCCTACCTGGCTGAAGAGCGCTAG